The Microcebus murinus isolate Inina chromosome 4, M.murinus_Inina_mat1.0, whole genome shotgun sequence genome has a segment encoding these proteins:
- the PLEKHB1 gene encoding pleckstrin homology domain-containing family B member 1 isoform X1 gives MSPAAPVPPDSALESPFEEMALVRGGWLWRQSSILRRWKRNWFALWLDGTLGYYHDETAQDEEDRVLIHFNVRDIKIGQECHDVQPPEGRSRDGLLTVNLREGSRLHLCAETRDDAVAWKTALLEANSTPAPVGATVPPRSRRVCPKVRCVTYSWNPCKVERRIWVRVYSPYQDYYEVVPPNAHEATYVRSYYGPPYAGPGVTHVIVREDPCYSSGAPLAMGMLAGAATGAALGSLMWSPCWF, from the exons GTCCCGCCGGACTCCGCCCTGGAAAGTCCTTTTGAAGAAATGGCCCTGGTGAGGGGCGGCTGGCTGTGGAGACAGA GCTCCATCCTCCGCCGCTGGAAGCGGAACTGGTTCGCCCTGTGGCTGGACGGGACCCTGGGCTACTATCACGATGAGACAGCACAGGACGAGGAAGACCGTGTGCTCATCCACTTCAACGTCCGCGACATAAAGATCGGCCAAGAGTGCCACG ATGTGCAGCCCCCAGAGGGCCGGAGCCGAGACGGCCTGCTGACTGTGAACCTGCGGGAAGGTTCCCGCCTGCACCTATGTGCAGAGACCCGGGATGATGCTGT GGCGTGGAAGACGGCACTGCTGGAGGCAAACTCCACCCCG GCCCCAGTTGGAGCCACCGTCCCTCCCAGGAGCCGCCGGGTTTGCCCCAAGGTCAGGTGTGTGACCTACTCATGGAACCCCTGTAAGGTTGAGAGGCGGATCTGG GTGCGCGTCTACAGCCCGTACCAGGACTACTACGAGGTGGTGCCGCCCAATGCACATGAGGCCACGTATGTCCGCAGCTACTACGGACCGCCCTATGCAG GCCCTGGCGTGACGCACGTGATAGTGCGAGAGGATCCCTGCTACAGCTCGGGCGCCCCGCTGGCCATGGGCATGCTCGCAGGAGCCGCCACTGGTGCGGCGCTCGGCTCGCTCATGTGGTCGCCTTGCTGGTTCTGA
- the PLEKHB1 gene encoding pleckstrin homology domain-containing family B member 1 isoform X3 — protein sequence MSPAAPVPPDSALESPFEEMALVRGGWLWRQSSILRRWKRNWFALWLDGTLGYYHDETAQDEEDRVLIHFNVRDIKIGQECHDVQPPEGRSRDGLLTVNLREGSRLHLCAETRDDAVAWKTALLEANSTPVRVYSPYQDYYEVVPPNAHEATYVRSYYGPPYAGPGVTHVIVREDPCYSSGAPLAMGMLAGAATGAALGSLMWSPCWF from the exons GTCCCGCCGGACTCCGCCCTGGAAAGTCCTTTTGAAGAAATGGCCCTGGTGAGGGGCGGCTGGCTGTGGAGACAGA GCTCCATCCTCCGCCGCTGGAAGCGGAACTGGTTCGCCCTGTGGCTGGACGGGACCCTGGGCTACTATCACGATGAGACAGCACAGGACGAGGAAGACCGTGTGCTCATCCACTTCAACGTCCGCGACATAAAGATCGGCCAAGAGTGCCACG ATGTGCAGCCCCCAGAGGGCCGGAGCCGAGACGGCCTGCTGACTGTGAACCTGCGGGAAGGTTCCCGCCTGCACCTATGTGCAGAGACCCGGGATGATGCTGT GGCGTGGAAGACGGCACTGCTGGAGGCAAACTCCACCCCG GTGCGCGTCTACAGCCCGTACCAGGACTACTACGAGGTGGTGCCGCCCAATGCACATGAGGCCACGTATGTCCGCAGCTACTACGGACCGCCCTATGCAG GCCCTGGCGTGACGCACGTGATAGTGCGAGAGGATCCCTGCTACAGCTCGGGCGCCCCGCTGGCCATGGGCATGCTCGCAGGAGCCGCCACTGGTGCGGCGCTCGGCTCGCTCATGTGGTCGCCTTGCTGGTTCTGA
- the PLEKHB1 gene encoding pleckstrin homology domain-containing family B member 1 isoform X2, protein MALVRGGWLWRQSSILRRWKRNWFALWLDGTLGYYHDETAQDEEDRVLIHFNVRDIKIGQECHDVQPPEGRSRDGLLTVNLREGSRLHLCAETRDDAVAWKTALLEANSTPAPVGATVPPRSRRVCPKVRCVTYSWNPCKVERRIWVRVYSPYQDYYEVVPPNAHEATYVRSYYGPPYAGPGVTHVIVREDPCYSSGAPLAMGMLAGAATGAALGSLMWSPCWF, encoded by the exons ATGGCCCTGGTGAGGGGCGGCTGGCTGTGGAGACAGA GCTCCATCCTCCGCCGCTGGAAGCGGAACTGGTTCGCCCTGTGGCTGGACGGGACCCTGGGCTACTATCACGATGAGACAGCACAGGACGAGGAAGACCGTGTGCTCATCCACTTCAACGTCCGCGACATAAAGATCGGCCAAGAGTGCCACG ATGTGCAGCCCCCAGAGGGCCGGAGCCGAGACGGCCTGCTGACTGTGAACCTGCGGGAAGGTTCCCGCCTGCACCTATGTGCAGAGACCCGGGATGATGCTGT GGCGTGGAAGACGGCACTGCTGGAGGCAAACTCCACCCCG GCCCCAGTTGGAGCCACCGTCCCTCCCAGGAGCCGCCGGGTTTGCCCCAAGGTCAGGTGTGTGACCTACTCATGGAACCCCTGTAAGGTTGAGAGGCGGATCTGG GTGCGCGTCTACAGCCCGTACCAGGACTACTACGAGGTGGTGCCGCCCAATGCACATGAGGCCACGTATGTCCGCAGCTACTACGGACCGCCCTATGCAG GCCCTGGCGTGACGCACGTGATAGTGCGAGAGGATCCCTGCTACAGCTCGGGCGCCCCGCTGGCCATGGGCATGCTCGCAGGAGCCGCCACTGGTGCGGCGCTCGGCTCGCTCATGTGGTCGCCTTGCTGGTTCTGA
- the PLEKHB1 gene encoding pleckstrin homology domain-containing family B member 1 isoform X4, which translates to MALVRGGWLWRQSSILRRWKRNWFALWLDGTLGYYHDETAQDEEDRVLIHFNVRDIKIGQECHDVQPPEGRSRDGLLTVNLREGSRLHLCAETRDDAVAWKTALLEANSTPVRVYSPYQDYYEVVPPNAHEATYVRSYYGPPYAGPGVTHVIVREDPCYSSGAPLAMGMLAGAATGAALGSLMWSPCWF; encoded by the exons ATGGCCCTGGTGAGGGGCGGCTGGCTGTGGAGACAGA GCTCCATCCTCCGCCGCTGGAAGCGGAACTGGTTCGCCCTGTGGCTGGACGGGACCCTGGGCTACTATCACGATGAGACAGCACAGGACGAGGAAGACCGTGTGCTCATCCACTTCAACGTCCGCGACATAAAGATCGGCCAAGAGTGCCACG ATGTGCAGCCCCCAGAGGGCCGGAGCCGAGACGGCCTGCTGACTGTGAACCTGCGGGAAGGTTCCCGCCTGCACCTATGTGCAGAGACCCGGGATGATGCTGT GGCGTGGAAGACGGCACTGCTGGAGGCAAACTCCACCCCG GTGCGCGTCTACAGCCCGTACCAGGACTACTACGAGGTGGTGCCGCCCAATGCACATGAGGCCACGTATGTCCGCAGCTACTACGGACCGCCCTATGCAG GCCCTGGCGTGACGCACGTGATAGTGCGAGAGGATCCCTGCTACAGCTCGGGCGCCCCGCTGGCCATGGGCATGCTCGCAGGAGCCGCCACTGGTGCGGCGCTCGGCTCGCTCATGTGGTCGCCTTGCTGGTTCTGA